Proteins co-encoded in one Syngnathoides biaculeatus isolate LvHL_M chromosome 22, ASM1980259v1, whole genome shotgun sequence genomic window:
- the LOC133496072 gene encoding corticotropin-releasing factor receptor 1-like isoform X5 produces the protein MFVLQMCSALLVFLPPSSRADLTCDAALVTGANASLQSPPSSWNETQTQTNASVQRSGAADAYCEAALDGIGTCWPRSPAARVVARPCPETFYGVRYNTTNSVYRTCLANGTWAAKGNYSMCTAILHQEKKGKMHYQMAVIINFLGHAVSMLALLVAFFLFLCLRSIRCLRNIIHWNLIGAFILRNATWFVVQLTMSPQVHESNVVWCRLVTASFNYFHSTNFFWMFGEGCYLHTAIVLTYSTDKLRKWMFICIGWCIPLPIIVAWAVGKLYYDNEKCWFGKRAGIYTDYIYQGPMILVLVINFIFLFNIVRILMTKLRASTTSETIQYRKAVKATLVLLPLLGITYMLFFVNPGEDEISQLVFIYFNSFLESFQGFFVSVFYCFLNSEVALLVASRQTTAEDEGCGTHARMTSDLWTRTTCWLFNIPSKKVDHASQLLERKVAFCQTQATRYFCPCACMLRRALSSDA, from the exons TGCAATCGCCGCCGTCCTCTTGGAACGAGACGCAGACGCAGACCAACGCCAGCGTCCAGCGCAGCG GCGCGGCGGACGCCTACTGCGAGGCGGCCCTGGACGGCATCGGCACCTGCTGGCCTCGCAGCCCCGCCGCCCGGGTGGTGGCCAGACCCTGTCCTGAGACGTTCTACGGCGTCAGATACAACACCACCA aCAGTGTGTACAGGACGTGCCTTGCCAACGGAACGTGGGCGGCCAAGGGCAACTACTCCATGTGCACGGCCATCTTGCACCAGGAG AAGAAGGGCAAGATGCACTACCAGATGGCGGTGATCATCAACTTCCTGGGTCACGCCGTCTCCATGCTGGCGCTGCTGGTggccttcttcctcttcctgtgtTTGAG GAGCATCCGCTGCCTGAGGAACATCATCCACTGGAACCTGATCGGCGCCTTCATCCTGAGGAACGCCACGTGGTTCGTGGTGCAGCTCACCATGAGTCCGCAAGTGCACGAGAGCAACGTG GTGTGGTGCCGCCTGGTGACGGCTTCCTTTAACTATTTCCACTCCACCAACTTCTTCTGGAtgttcggcgaaggctgctacCTGCACACGGCCATCGTGCTCACGTACTCCACGGACAAACTGCGCAAGTGGATGTTTATCTGCATCGGATGGT GTATCCCCCTCCCCATCATCGTGGCCTGGGCCGTCGGGAAGCTCTACTACGACAACGAGAA GTGCTGGTTCGGGAAGCGAGCGGGCATCTACACGGACTACATCTACCAGGGTCCCATGATTCTGGTTCTGGTG ATCaacttcatcttcctcttcaacATCGTCAGGATCCTGATGACCAAACTGCGGGCGTCCACCACCTCCGAGACCATCCAGTACAG GAAAGCGGTGAAGGCCACCTTGGTGCTCCTCCCCCTTCTGGGCATCACCTACATGCTGTTCTTCGTCAACCCCGGCGAGGACGAGATCTCGCAGCTGGTCTTCATCTACTTCAACTCCTTCCTGGAATCCTTCCAG GGGTTCTTCGTTTCCGTCTTTTACTGCTTCCTGAACAGTGAGGTAG cGCTACTTGTCGCATCCCGACAAACGACGGCTGAAGATGAAGGATGCGGGACCCACGCACGGATGACGTCGGACTTGTGGACGAGGACGACCTGCTGGCTGTTCAACATTCCTTCCAAAAAAGTCGACCATGCATCACAGCTGCTAGAgagaaaagttgcattttgtcaAACACAAGCGACGCGCTATTTCTGTCCATGTGCATGCATGCTACGACGTGCGTTGTCTTCTGAcgcttaa
- the LOC133496072 gene encoding corticotropin-releasing factor receptor 1-like isoform X4, producing the protein MFVLQMCSALLVFLPPSSRADLTCDAALVTGANASLQSPPSSWNETQTQTNASVQRSGAADAYCEAALDGIGTCWPRSPAARVVARPCPETFYGVRYNTTNSVYRTCLANGTWAAKGNYSMCTAILHQEKKGKMHYQMAVIINFLGHAVSMLALLVAFFLFLCLRSIRCLRNIIHWNLIGAFILRNATWFVVQLTMSPQVHESNVVWCRLVTASFNYFHSTNFFWMFGEGCYLHTAIVLTYSTDKLRIPLPIIVAWAVGKLYYDNEKCWFGKRAGIYTDYIYQGPMILVLVINFIFLFNIVRILMTKLRASTTSETIQYRKAVKATLVLLPLLGITYMLFFVNPGEDEISQLVFIYFNSFLESFQGFFVSVFYCFLNSEVGALGRQEALPPLAGAALRPGPDDPGRVHPHVALAGQLPQHQTVHVALMNATRWLRMSNVCHLPAGTRRLSGNFQHIPRFLPKSFSRPAFGISRHGKLSGVGVAPRVQVFCACHQHRHSKTYFCSRVRSSGIGLPSFEYLSNGCSDTSHLRNKGSDDVPYGAAFVLWRSCPVLLILLSRLASSV; encoded by the exons TGCAATCGCCGCCGTCCTCTTGGAACGAGACGCAGACGCAGACCAACGCCAGCGTCCAGCGCAGCG GCGCGGCGGACGCCTACTGCGAGGCGGCCCTGGACGGCATCGGCACCTGCTGGCCTCGCAGCCCCGCCGCCCGGGTGGTGGCCAGACCCTGTCCTGAGACGTTCTACGGCGTCAGATACAACACCACCA aCAGTGTGTACAGGACGTGCCTTGCCAACGGAACGTGGGCGGCCAAGGGCAACTACTCCATGTGCACGGCCATCTTGCACCAGGAG AAGAAGGGCAAGATGCACTACCAGATGGCGGTGATCATCAACTTCCTGGGTCACGCCGTCTCCATGCTGGCGCTGCTGGTggccttcttcctcttcctgtgtTTGAG GAGCATCCGCTGCCTGAGGAACATCATCCACTGGAACCTGATCGGCGCCTTCATCCTGAGGAACGCCACGTGGTTCGTGGTGCAGCTCACCATGAGTCCGCAAGTGCACGAGAGCAACGTG GTGTGGTGCCGCCTGGTGACGGCTTCCTTTAACTATTTCCACTCCACCAACTTCTTCTGGAtgttcggcgaaggctgctacCTGCACACGGCCATCGTGCTCACGTACTCCACGGACAAACTGC GTATCCCCCTCCCCATCATCGTGGCCTGGGCCGTCGGGAAGCTCTACTACGACAACGAGAA GTGCTGGTTCGGGAAGCGAGCGGGCATCTACACGGACTACATCTACCAGGGTCCCATGATTCTGGTTCTGGTG ATCaacttcatcttcctcttcaacATCGTCAGGATCCTGATGACCAAACTGCGGGCGTCCACCACCTCCGAGACCATCCAGTACAG GAAAGCGGTGAAGGCCACCTTGGTGCTCCTCCCCCTTCTGGGCATCACCTACATGCTGTTCTTCGTCAACCCCGGCGAGGACGAGATCTCGCAGCTGGTCTTCATCTACTTCAACTCCTTCCTGGAATCCTTCCAG GGGTTCTTCGTTTCCGTCTTTTACTGCTTCCTGAACAGTGAGGTAG GTGCGCTCGGCCGCCAGGAAGCGCTTCCACCGCTGGCAGGAGCAGCACTCCGTCCGGGCCCGGATGACCCAGGCCGTGTCCATCCCCACGTCGCCCTCGCGGGTCAGCTTCCACAGCATCAAACAGTCCACGTCGCTTTGATGAACGCGACTCGCTGGCTTCGGATGTCCAACGTCTGCCATCTTCCCGCCGGGACTCGCCGTCTTTCCGGAAACTTTCAACACATTCCGCGCTTTCTTCCAAAATCCTTTTCCCGTCCCGCGTTTGGGATCTCGCGGCACGGAAAATTGTCCGGCGTCGGCGTCGCTCCCCGCGTCCAAGTGTTTTGTGCGTGTCATCAACACAGACACAGCAAGACATATTTTTGCTCTCGGGTCAGGTCGTCAGGAATTGGACTTCCTAGCTTTGAGTATTTGAGTAACGGCTGCTCAGATACGTCACATCTACGGAATAAAGGCTCGGACGACGTTCCGTACGGCGCCGCTTTCGTCCTGTGGCGTTCTTGTCCCGTCCTGCTGATTTTGTTGTCACGTTTGGCGTCGAGTGTGTGA
- the LOC133496072 gene encoding corticotropin-releasing factor receptor 1-like isoform X9, with the protein MFVLQMCSALLVFLPPSSRADLTCDAALVTGANASLQSPPSSWNETQTQTNASVQRSGAADAYCEAALDGIGTCWPRSPAARVVARPCPETFYGVRYNTTNSVYRTCLANGTWAAKGNYSMCTAILHQEKKGKMHYQMAVIINFLGHAVSMLALLVAFFLFLCLRSIRCLRNIIHWNLIGAFILRNATWFVVQLTMSPQVHESNVVWCRLVTASFNYFHSTNFFWMFGEGCYLHTAIVLTYSTDKLRKWMFICIGWCIPLPIIVAWAVGKLYYDNEKCWFGKRAGIYTDYIYQGPMILVLVINFIFLFNIVRILMTKLRASTTSETIQYRKAVKATLVLLPLLGITYMLFFVNPGEDEISQLVFIYFNSFLESFQGFFVSVFYCFLNSEVKRAGPRVRDDIRACVAMEASSCLVC; encoded by the exons TGCAATCGCCGCCGTCCTCTTGGAACGAGACGCAGACGCAGACCAACGCCAGCGTCCAGCGCAGCG GCGCGGCGGACGCCTACTGCGAGGCGGCCCTGGACGGCATCGGCACCTGCTGGCCTCGCAGCCCCGCCGCCCGGGTGGTGGCCAGACCCTGTCCTGAGACGTTCTACGGCGTCAGATACAACACCACCA aCAGTGTGTACAGGACGTGCCTTGCCAACGGAACGTGGGCGGCCAAGGGCAACTACTCCATGTGCACGGCCATCTTGCACCAGGAG AAGAAGGGCAAGATGCACTACCAGATGGCGGTGATCATCAACTTCCTGGGTCACGCCGTCTCCATGCTGGCGCTGCTGGTggccttcttcctcttcctgtgtTTGAG GAGCATCCGCTGCCTGAGGAACATCATCCACTGGAACCTGATCGGCGCCTTCATCCTGAGGAACGCCACGTGGTTCGTGGTGCAGCTCACCATGAGTCCGCAAGTGCACGAGAGCAACGTG GTGTGGTGCCGCCTGGTGACGGCTTCCTTTAACTATTTCCACTCCACCAACTTCTTCTGGAtgttcggcgaaggctgctacCTGCACACGGCCATCGTGCTCACGTACTCCACGGACAAACTGCGCAAGTGGATGTTTATCTGCATCGGATGGT GTATCCCCCTCCCCATCATCGTGGCCTGGGCCGTCGGGAAGCTCTACTACGACAACGAGAA GTGCTGGTTCGGGAAGCGAGCGGGCATCTACACGGACTACATCTACCAGGGTCCCATGATTCTGGTTCTGGTG ATCaacttcatcttcctcttcaacATCGTCAGGATCCTGATGACCAAACTGCGGGCGTCCACCACCTCCGAGACCATCCAGTACAG GAAAGCGGTGAAGGCCACCTTGGTGCTCCTCCCCCTTCTGGGCATCACCTACATGCTGTTCTTCGTCAACCCCGGCGAGGACGAGATCTCGCAGCTGGTCTTCATCTACTTCAACTCCTTCCTGGAATCCTTCCAG GGGTTCTTCGTTTCCGTCTTTTACTGCTTCCTGAACAGTGAG gtcaaacgTGCTGGTCCACGTGTACGTGACGACATCCGTGCTTGTGTTGCCATGGAAGCGTCCTCCTGTCTTGTTTGCTGA
- the LOC133496072 gene encoding corticotropin-releasing factor receptor 1-like isoform X2, whose product MFVLQMCSALLVFLPPSSRADLTCDAALVTGANASLQSPPSSWNETQTQTNASVQRSGAADAYCEAALDGIGTCWPRSPAARVVARPCPETFYGVRYNTTNSVYRTCLANGTWAAKGNYSMCTAILHQEKGKMHYQMAVIINFLGHAVSMLALLVAFFLFLCLRSIRCLRNIIHWNLIGAFILRNATWFVVQLTMSPQVHESNVVWCRLVTASFNYFHSTNFFWMFGEGCYLHTAIVLTYSTDKLRKWMFICIGWCIPLPIIVAWAVGKLYYDNEKCWFGKRAGIYTDYIYQGPMILVLVINFIFLFNIVRILMTKLRASTTSETIQYRKAVKATLVLLPLLGITYMLFFVNPGEDEISQLVFIYFNSFLESFQGFFVSVFYCFLNSEVGALGRQEALPPLAGAALRPGPDDPGRVHPHVALAGQLPQHQTVHVALMNATRWLRMSNVCHLPAGTRRLSGNFQHIPRFLPKSFSRPAFGISRHGKLSGVGVAPRVQVFCACHQHRHSKTYFCSRVRSSGIGLPSFEYLSNGCSDTSHLRNKGSDDVPYGAAFVLWRSCPVLLILLSRLASSV is encoded by the exons TGCAATCGCCGCCGTCCTCTTGGAACGAGACGCAGACGCAGACCAACGCCAGCGTCCAGCGCAGCG GCGCGGCGGACGCCTACTGCGAGGCGGCCCTGGACGGCATCGGCACCTGCTGGCCTCGCAGCCCCGCCGCCCGGGTGGTGGCCAGACCCTGTCCTGAGACGTTCTACGGCGTCAGATACAACACCACCA aCAGTGTGTACAGGACGTGCCTTGCCAACGGAACGTGGGCGGCCAAGGGCAACTACTCCATGTGCACGGCCATCTTGCACCAGGAG AAGGGCAAGATGCACTACCAGATGGCGGTGATCATCAACTTCCTGGGTCACGCCGTCTCCATGCTGGCGCTGCTGGTggccttcttcctcttcctgtgtTTGAG GAGCATCCGCTGCCTGAGGAACATCATCCACTGGAACCTGATCGGCGCCTTCATCCTGAGGAACGCCACGTGGTTCGTGGTGCAGCTCACCATGAGTCCGCAAGTGCACGAGAGCAACGTG GTGTGGTGCCGCCTGGTGACGGCTTCCTTTAACTATTTCCACTCCACCAACTTCTTCTGGAtgttcggcgaaggctgctacCTGCACACGGCCATCGTGCTCACGTACTCCACGGACAAACTGCGCAAGTGGATGTTTATCTGCATCGGATGGT GTATCCCCCTCCCCATCATCGTGGCCTGGGCCGTCGGGAAGCTCTACTACGACAACGAGAA GTGCTGGTTCGGGAAGCGAGCGGGCATCTACACGGACTACATCTACCAGGGTCCCATGATTCTGGTTCTGGTG ATCaacttcatcttcctcttcaacATCGTCAGGATCCTGATGACCAAACTGCGGGCGTCCACCACCTCCGAGACCATCCAGTACAG GAAAGCGGTGAAGGCCACCTTGGTGCTCCTCCCCCTTCTGGGCATCACCTACATGCTGTTCTTCGTCAACCCCGGCGAGGACGAGATCTCGCAGCTGGTCTTCATCTACTTCAACTCCTTCCTGGAATCCTTCCAG GGGTTCTTCGTTTCCGTCTTTTACTGCTTCCTGAACAGTGAGGTAG GTGCGCTCGGCCGCCAGGAAGCGCTTCCACCGCTGGCAGGAGCAGCACTCCGTCCGGGCCCGGATGACCCAGGCCGTGTCCATCCCCACGTCGCCCTCGCGGGTCAGCTTCCACAGCATCAAACAGTCCACGTCGCTTTGATGAACGCGACTCGCTGGCTTCGGATGTCCAACGTCTGCCATCTTCCCGCCGGGACTCGCCGTCTTTCCGGAAACTTTCAACACATTCCGCGCTTTCTTCCAAAATCCTTTTCCCGTCCCGCGTTTGGGATCTCGCGGCACGGAAAATTGTCCGGCGTCGGCGTCGCTCCCCGCGTCCAAGTGTTTTGTGCGTGTCATCAACACAGACACAGCAAGACATATTTTTGCTCTCGGGTCAGGTCGTCAGGAATTGGACTTCCTAGCTTTGAGTATTTGAGTAACGGCTGCTCAGATACGTCACATCTACGGAATAAAGGCTCGGACGACGTTCCGTACGGCGCCGCTTTCGTCCTGTGGCGTTCTTGTCCCGTCCTGCTGATTTTGTTGTCACGTTTGGCGTCGAGTGTGTGA
- the LOC133496072 gene encoding corticotropin-releasing factor receptor 1-like isoform X8, whose protein sequence is MFVLQMCSALLVFLPPSSRADLTCDAALVTGANASLQSPPSSWNETQTQTNASVQRSGAADAYCEAALDGIGTCWPRSPAARVVARPCPETFYGVRYNTTNSVYRTCLANGTWAAKGNYSMCTAILHQEKGKMHYQMAVIINFLGHAVSMLALLVAFFLFLCLRSIRCLRNIIHWNLIGAFILRNATWFVVQLTMSPQVHESNVVWCRLVTASFNYFHSTNFFWMFGEGCYLHTAIVLTYSTDKLRKWMFICIGWCIPLPIIVAWAVGKLYYDNEKCWFGKRAGIYTDYIYQGPMILVLVINFIFLFNIVRILMTKLRASTTSETIQYRKAVKATLVLLPLLGITYMLFFVNPGEDEISQLVFIYFNSFLESFQGFFVSVFYCFLNSEVRSAARKRFHRWQEQHSVRARMTQAVSIPTSPSRVSFHSIKQSTSL, encoded by the exons TGCAATCGCCGCCGTCCTCTTGGAACGAGACGCAGACGCAGACCAACGCCAGCGTCCAGCGCAGCG GCGCGGCGGACGCCTACTGCGAGGCGGCCCTGGACGGCATCGGCACCTGCTGGCCTCGCAGCCCCGCCGCCCGGGTGGTGGCCAGACCCTGTCCTGAGACGTTCTACGGCGTCAGATACAACACCACCA aCAGTGTGTACAGGACGTGCCTTGCCAACGGAACGTGGGCGGCCAAGGGCAACTACTCCATGTGCACGGCCATCTTGCACCAGGAG AAGGGCAAGATGCACTACCAGATGGCGGTGATCATCAACTTCCTGGGTCACGCCGTCTCCATGCTGGCGCTGCTGGTggccttcttcctcttcctgtgtTTGAG GAGCATCCGCTGCCTGAGGAACATCATCCACTGGAACCTGATCGGCGCCTTCATCCTGAGGAACGCCACGTGGTTCGTGGTGCAGCTCACCATGAGTCCGCAAGTGCACGAGAGCAACGTG GTGTGGTGCCGCCTGGTGACGGCTTCCTTTAACTATTTCCACTCCACCAACTTCTTCTGGAtgttcggcgaaggctgctacCTGCACACGGCCATCGTGCTCACGTACTCCACGGACAAACTGCGCAAGTGGATGTTTATCTGCATCGGATGGT GTATCCCCCTCCCCATCATCGTGGCCTGGGCCGTCGGGAAGCTCTACTACGACAACGAGAA GTGCTGGTTCGGGAAGCGAGCGGGCATCTACACGGACTACATCTACCAGGGTCCCATGATTCTGGTTCTGGTG ATCaacttcatcttcctcttcaacATCGTCAGGATCCTGATGACCAAACTGCGGGCGTCCACCACCTCCGAGACCATCCAGTACAG GAAAGCGGTGAAGGCCACCTTGGTGCTCCTCCCCCTTCTGGGCATCACCTACATGCTGTTCTTCGTCAACCCCGGCGAGGACGAGATCTCGCAGCTGGTCTTCATCTACTTCAACTCCTTCCTGGAATCCTTCCAG GGGTTCTTCGTTTCCGTCTTTTACTGCTTCCTGAACAGTGAG GTGCGCTCGGCCGCCAGGAAGCGCTTCCACCGCTGGCAGGAGCAGCACTCCGTCCGGGCCCGGATGACCCAGGCCGTGTCCATCCCCACGTCGCCCTCGCGGGTCAGCTTCCACAGCATCAAACAGTCCACGTCGCTTTGA
- the LOC133496072 gene encoding corticotropin-releasing factor receptor 1-like isoform X13: protein MFVLQMCSALLVFLPPSSRADLTCDAALVTGANASLQSPPSSWNETQTQTNASVQRSGAADAYCEAALDGIGTCWPRSPAARVVARPCPETFYGVRYNTTNSVYRTCLANGTWAAKGNYSMCTAILHQEKKGKMHYQMAVIINFLGHAVSMLALLVAFFLFLCLRSIRCLRNIIHWNLIGAFILRNATWFVVQLTMSPQVHESNVVWCRLVTASFNYFHSTNFFWMFGEGCYLHTAIVLTYSTDKLRKWMFICIGWCIPLPIIVAWAVGKLYYDNEKCWFGKRAGIYTDYIYQGPMILVLVINFIFLFNIVRILMTKLRASTTSETIQYRKAVKATLVLLPLLGITYMLFFVNPGEDEISQLVFIYFNSFLESFQGFFVSVFYCFLNSEVGSIQADGNEYVFR, encoded by the exons TGCAATCGCCGCCGTCCTCTTGGAACGAGACGCAGACGCAGACCAACGCCAGCGTCCAGCGCAGCG GCGCGGCGGACGCCTACTGCGAGGCGGCCCTGGACGGCATCGGCACCTGCTGGCCTCGCAGCCCCGCCGCCCGGGTGGTGGCCAGACCCTGTCCTGAGACGTTCTACGGCGTCAGATACAACACCACCA aCAGTGTGTACAGGACGTGCCTTGCCAACGGAACGTGGGCGGCCAAGGGCAACTACTCCATGTGCACGGCCATCTTGCACCAGGAG AAGAAGGGCAAGATGCACTACCAGATGGCGGTGATCATCAACTTCCTGGGTCACGCCGTCTCCATGCTGGCGCTGCTGGTggccttcttcctcttcctgtgtTTGAG GAGCATCCGCTGCCTGAGGAACATCATCCACTGGAACCTGATCGGCGCCTTCATCCTGAGGAACGCCACGTGGTTCGTGGTGCAGCTCACCATGAGTCCGCAAGTGCACGAGAGCAACGTG GTGTGGTGCCGCCTGGTGACGGCTTCCTTTAACTATTTCCACTCCACCAACTTCTTCTGGAtgttcggcgaaggctgctacCTGCACACGGCCATCGTGCTCACGTACTCCACGGACAAACTGCGCAAGTGGATGTTTATCTGCATCGGATGGT GTATCCCCCTCCCCATCATCGTGGCCTGGGCCGTCGGGAAGCTCTACTACGACAACGAGAA GTGCTGGTTCGGGAAGCGAGCGGGCATCTACACGGACTACATCTACCAGGGTCCCATGATTCTGGTTCTGGTG ATCaacttcatcttcctcttcaacATCGTCAGGATCCTGATGACCAAACTGCGGGCGTCCACCACCTCCGAGACCATCCAGTACAG GAAAGCGGTGAAGGCCACCTTGGTGCTCCTCCCCCTTCTGGGCATCACCTACATGCTGTTCTTCGTCAACCCCGGCGAGGACGAGATCTCGCAGCTGGTCTTCATCTACTTCAACTCCTTCCTGGAATCCTTCCAG GGGTTCTTCGTTTCCGTCTTTTACTGCTTCCTGAACAGTGAGGTAG gcagCATCCAAGCTGATGGAAATGAATATGTATTCCgctga
- the LOC133496072 gene encoding corticotropin-releasing factor receptor 1-like isoform X6 — protein MCTAILHQEKKGKMHYQMAVIINFLGHAVSMLALLVAFFLFLCLRSIRCLRNIIHWNLIGAFILRNATWFVVQLTMSPQVHESNVVWCRLVTASFNYFHSTNFFWMFGEGCYLHTAIVLTYSTDKLRKWMFICIGWCIPLPIIVAWAVGKLYYDNEKCWFGKRAGIYTDYIYQGPMILVLVINFIFLFNIVRILMTKLRASTTSETIQYRKAVKATLVLLPLLGITYMLFFVNPGEDEISQLVFIYFNSFLESFQGFFVSVFYCFLNSEVGALGRQEALPPLAGAALRPGPDDPGRVHPHVALAGQLPQHQTVHVALMNATRWLRMSNVCHLPAGTRRLSGNFQHIPRFLPKSFSRPAFGISRHGKLSGVGVAPRVQVFCACHQHRHSKTYFCSRVRSSGIGLPSFEYLSNGCSDTSHLRNKGSDDVPYGAAFVLWRSCPVLLILLSRLASSV, from the exons ATGTGCACGGCCATCTTGCACCAGGAG AAGAAGGGCAAGATGCACTACCAGATGGCGGTGATCATCAACTTCCTGGGTCACGCCGTCTCCATGCTGGCGCTGCTGGTggccttcttcctcttcctgtgtTTGAG GAGCATCCGCTGCCTGAGGAACATCATCCACTGGAACCTGATCGGCGCCTTCATCCTGAGGAACGCCACGTGGTTCGTGGTGCAGCTCACCATGAGTCCGCAAGTGCACGAGAGCAACGTG GTGTGGTGCCGCCTGGTGACGGCTTCCTTTAACTATTTCCACTCCACCAACTTCTTCTGGAtgttcggcgaaggctgctacCTGCACACGGCCATCGTGCTCACGTACTCCACGGACAAACTGCGCAAGTGGATGTTTATCTGCATCGGATGGT GTATCCCCCTCCCCATCATCGTGGCCTGGGCCGTCGGGAAGCTCTACTACGACAACGAGAA GTGCTGGTTCGGGAAGCGAGCGGGCATCTACACGGACTACATCTACCAGGGTCCCATGATTCTGGTTCTGGTG ATCaacttcatcttcctcttcaacATCGTCAGGATCCTGATGACCAAACTGCGGGCGTCCACCACCTCCGAGACCATCCAGTACAG GAAAGCGGTGAAGGCCACCTTGGTGCTCCTCCCCCTTCTGGGCATCACCTACATGCTGTTCTTCGTCAACCCCGGCGAGGACGAGATCTCGCAGCTGGTCTTCATCTACTTCAACTCCTTCCTGGAATCCTTCCAG GGGTTCTTCGTTTCCGTCTTTTACTGCTTCCTGAACAGTGAGGTAG GTGCGCTCGGCCGCCAGGAAGCGCTTCCACCGCTGGCAGGAGCAGCACTCCGTCCGGGCCCGGATGACCCAGGCCGTGTCCATCCCCACGTCGCCCTCGCGGGTCAGCTTCCACAGCATCAAACAGTCCACGTCGCTTTGATGAACGCGACTCGCTGGCTTCGGATGTCCAACGTCTGCCATCTTCCCGCCGGGACTCGCCGTCTTTCCGGAAACTTTCAACACATTCCGCGCTTTCTTCCAAAATCCTTTTCCCGTCCCGCGTTTGGGATCTCGCGGCACGGAAAATTGTCCGGCGTCGGCGTCGCTCCCCGCGTCCAAGTGTTTTGTGCGTGTCATCAACACAGACACAGCAAGACATATTTTTGCTCTCGGGTCAGGTCGTCAGGAATTGGACTTCCTAGCTTTGAGTATTTGAGTAACGGCTGCTCAGATACGTCACATCTACGGAATAAAGGCTCGGACGACGTTCCGTACGGCGCCGCTTTCGTCCTGTGGCGTTCTTGTCCCGTCCTGCTGATTTTGTTGTCACGTTTGGCGTCGAGTGTGTGA